Part of the Coregonus clupeaformis isolate EN_2021a chromosome 8, ASM2061545v1, whole genome shotgun sequence genome, aaacgtggctgggtctttcagcatgacaatgatcccaaacacaccgcccgggcaacgaagaagtagcttcgtaagaagcatttcaaggtcctggagtggcctagccagtctccagatctcaaccccatagaaaatatttggagggagttgaaagtccgtgttgcccagcgacagccccaaaacatcactgctctagaggagatctgcatggaggaatgggccaaaataccagcaacagtgtgtgaaaaccttgtgaagacttacagaaaacgtttgacctgtgtcattgccaacaaagggtatataacaaagtattgagaaacttttgttattgaccaaatacttattttccaccataatttgcaaataaattcataaaaaatcctacaatgtgattttctggattttttttctcattttgtctgtcatagttgacgtgtacctatgatgaaaattacaggcctctctcatctttttaagtgggagaacttgcacaattggtggctgactaaatactttttttccccactgtactttgatcataaggtttattcatatcacaagattccagcataagttttacagatgtcatgatcacccggagagcggcgtcccagattgcaatggccgctctaacctcttcttcgtttttacccagtatatttaatcttcccaagatatgggtggctccctctactgtccaatcccctgtctacaacacacacttcctctctgttgtatgtggcgtcacactaaaacattccctcttgacactaaaataaacatcctctcaggttccacttaaaaccattaacaaagtcataatcttcatatactaCAGTTTTAAttcaacagtgcattcggaaagtattcagacatctcgactttttccgcattttgttacgttacagccttattctaaaagtgattacattttttttctcaatctacacacaataccccataatgacaaagcaaaaacaggttttttgaaattttagcaaatttattacaaataaaaaaacatatcacatttgcataagtattcagaccctttactcagtgctttgttgaagcaccttttgcagcgattacagcatcgagtctgcttgggtatgacgctataagcttggcacacctgtatttggggagtttctcccattcttctctgcagatcctctcaagctctgtctggttggatggggagcatcgctgcacagctattttcaggtctctccagagatgttagatcgggttcaagtccgggctctggctgggccactcaaggacattcagaaacttgtcccgaagccacgcctgtgttgtcttggctgtgtgcttagggtcgttgtcctgttggaaggtgtacgttcgccccagtctgaggttctgagcgctctggagcaggttttcatcaagcatctctctgtactttgctccattcatctttccctcgatcctgactagtctcccagtccctgatgctgccaccaccatgcttcaccgtagggatggtgccaggtttcctccagacgtgacgcttggcattcaggccaaagagttcaatcttggtttcatcagagtaATACAGATTACAGATTACTGAAAAATAAATGGggagaagaaaaagagagaacaACTGGGGAGgcatgagagggagagggagagggtgagggtaGATGTAGCGTGTATCACAGTCACAAAGGCTTAACAGAGCGCCTGGCATCACGCAGGAGAACCATCGGGTGATTACAATCAGAATCCAGTCAGCACTgtcgtctctctgtgtgtctgtgtatgtccagtggaatcacacacacaccagccctgTGAGTGCACAGCAAGTGGAGGAGCTCTCTTCTCTTCAGGGTGATGGGAGTCAGTAACAGAAAGAAACCCACTTTAGCACTAAAGGACTAACAGACTaaaccaacagacagaggaacagaccaaaccaacagacagaggaacagaccaaaccaacagacagaggaacagaccaaaccaacagacagaggaatagaAAAAAACTACAGACAGAAGAACAGAAAAACCTTGAACCACAGACTAACGGAGGAACAGACTAAGAAGAACAGACCaaaccaacagacagaggaacagaggaacagaccAAACCAACAAACAGAGGAACAGAAAAACCCTGAACCACAGACTAACGAAGGAACAGACTCACAGATGAACAGACCaaaccaacagacagaggaacagaggaacagaccaaaccaacagacagaggaacagaaaAACCCTGAACCACAGACTAACGAAGGAACAGACTCACAGATGAACAGACCaaaccaacagacagaggaacagaaaAACCCTGAACCACAGACTAATGAAGGAACAGACTCACAGATGAACAGACCaaaccaacagacagaggaacagaccaaaccaacagacagaggaacagaaaAAAACtacagacagaggaacagaaaAACCCTGAACCACAGACTAACGGAGGAACAGACTCACAGATGAACAGACCaaaccaacagacagaggaacagatgAACCCCAGACCATGTCACACCTGCAACAGATCTGAACAGAGAGGATTTCTGCTTGGATTaacactgctacacacacactctcacacacacacacactccgcgtCTGACGGAGTCTCTGCTGCTGAGTGACTGTGTGCACCGGGGTGTGAAGTGAGGTCTGTGTGTCGGAAGACGGTGGTATGACGCGCGGGAAGAGCTGGCCGTGGAGTTGGTCGTTAatgctgtctctcctcctctctctgtttgctcACGGTAAGAAcactgctgtgtgtctgtgtgtctgtgtgttcactATTTCACTACAAAAGTCTGGCAATGTGGGCTCAACAAATTATTTTATCAGAGTGTGTCGCTGACATTAGAATATAgtatggaatgtgtgtgtgttactgtactGCTAGTGATGAACTCTGGCTCTGAGAGCTTCTTTATTGATCACCAATGTTGTTTAGCCAACGGGCCACCGCTGTCCCAGATCACACACAGTTGGAGTTGATCAGACAGTAGTGTAGAAGAGATAAGGAACTTGaactgcatgagtgtgtgtgtgtgtgtgtgtgtgtgtgtgtgtgtgtgtgtgtgtgtgtgtgtgtgtgtgtgtgtgtgtgtgtgtgcacactgcGTATTGGAATGTGTGTGGACCCACCCAGCGAGGTCCATCTGCCCTGTAGCCCCAGAGAGCAACATTCTGTCACAATGTATCAGTgtcaacacacgcacacacacattcatattaagtgtgtgtgttaatggCCAACCGGTGTAGCTACCCATAATCCCTTGCTCTCCTGCCAGGAGATGGTTGCTGGGACTGAGATCTGACCAATCACAGCCAAGCCAACCTGGTTACTGAAGCCAGAGCCCTGTTTCAAGGCTATAGATCTGTTACTATGGTGACAAGCTGAATATTTAATGGCGTGTCGATACATTTCTCCTCTCCTATCGTCAGCGTCCCTGTCAGTAGATTGCTGTGAGTAGTTCTACATGGTCAATGTTTAACCTATAGCTGTAGCTGTCAAACCTAATCTAATCTGTGGTCAGTAGAGCATGTTAGAATTCCACACTGACACAGCTTCTTCTCCACagtatagagggagagagaatgagagatgggggagaaagacagagagggggagagaatgagagatggagtgagaaagacggagagggggagagagtgagagatggagtgagaaagacggagagggggagagaattgagagatggagtgagaaagacggagagggggagagaattgagagatggagtgagaaagacggagagggggagagaatgagagatggagtgagaaagacggagagggggagagaaaaggagagatgggagagaaagatggagagggggagagaatgagagatggagtgagaaagacggagagggggagagaaaaggagagatgggggagaaagATGAGAGAGCAGTTAATTGAGCACCTTGGCTTCCTGTCTTGCTAGCCTGTATTTTGAATGATCATGGCTACGTGGTGAATCAGATCCTTTGGTGTTGTctgtctcctgtgtgtatactgtatctGTTTGTTGTTTCTGATTGACTTGACAGGAGAACTCTCATTGGCCACCGCCAGCAGGACTGAAGTCAAGCACAGCCAATCCTCTTTCTCTGCTGCAGAGAGGGCGGTGCTTAGCGGTGATGACTCAGCAGAGCTGATTGGCTTAGGGTTAGGACTTGGGGCTGGACTTCCTCTCAGCGTCACCAAGCGTGACCACTCTCACAGAAGACACTCCCACCTGGACTTTGCTGAAGAGGACATTCAGCCAATCAGAGAAGAGCTAACTGGCGGGGAATCTCCGGAACGCTCAGATGACATCATCAAAGTAGAGTTCCATAACACCGACCGTCCCCTGCCCCCTGACCGCTTGTCTGATTCTTTTTGGCTGATGGCTGTAGCTCAGCCCCTGCAGCAGCGGGCGGGAGACCCCACGGCCTGGACCCTCTCAGACTTCTATGACTACATGTCCCCCGACGACAACATTTCTGCCATAGAAATGACCCTTGACCCTGAGCCAACCCTGAACCCTCCAGCAGACATTGAGGATGAAAACCCATCGCTCACTGGCACCACTGTTACCCCCGGCAATGACGACCCCCAGCCCCCATCTCAGTCTCAACCCCCCCCACCTCCTTCCCCTTCTCAGGGGTCAGATGGGTGTGGTCTGGGCTTTGTGAGGTCAGAGGTCGGAGgtgagtgtgtgtctcagtgtgatGCACAGCCTGACTTCTGCTACAACAGAGGAGTGTGTGCCATCGATACGGGGATAGGAGCATTCTGCAGGTAATTTAACACAATCCTCAGTGGGAGGAGATACAAATCTCTTCCTTTAGAGTTACAGTACGTGTGTGTATTggttggagggggggggggggggcacgcTTAGTTTGTACACTACAGAACAATATACAGCTGGTGTCTTTCTAACAAAGGACAGAATATAGGACAGATAGACCATAGAGTTAGAATTCTAGATACCCCACtgaccagcctggtctcatagactagacgtaacatagtaaatgtaaatccgggaaactcaaattagtatgatactgtatgttacgtttggtatggctacataagacagaaggttacttaaggcaaaaacgaaaatAGGGTgattggtcggggtggatggttGGACAacgttagcattttagctaattagcaactacatagcttgttagctaaccctaaccctttaatctaactcctaaccttaacccctaaccctaatccctagcctagctaatgttagccacctagctaatgttaccgTAAGCCACCTAGccaactgccaaattctctaaaacgacattggaggaggcttatggtagagaaattaacattaagttatctggcaacagctctggtggacattcttgcagtcaactgcacgctccctcaaaacttgagacatctgtggcattgtgttgtgtgacaaaactgcacattttagagtggctttttattgtcctcagcacaaggtgctcctgtgtaatgatcatgctgtttaatcaacttcttgatatgccacacctgtcaggtggatggattatcttggcaaagtagaaatgctcactaacagggatgtaaacaaatttgtgcacaacatttgagagaaataagctttttgtgcatatagaacatttctggaatctttttttatttcagctcatgaaacatggaaccaacactttacatgttgcgtttatatttttgttcagtataaatgcaGATAGTGAGGCAGTTTGTtctactgcctgtctgtctattctATGTTTTAAagattccctccctcctctctatatccccctcctctccccatctcttcctctctctatccccctcctctccccatctcttcctctctctatccccctcctctctcatccccctcctccctctctctctcgctctctcatcccctcctctccccatctcttcctctctctatccccctcctctctctatccccctccctccctctctctctctctctctctatcccctcctctcccccatctcttcctctctctatcccccctcctctctcatccccctcctctctcgctctatcccccgctcttcctctctctcttcctctctttatcccctcctcactctctctcttcctctctctatccccctcctctctctctcgctctctcatccccctcctctctcgctctatcccccgctcttcctctctctatcctgctcctctctctcttcctctctttatcccctcctcactctctctcttcctgtctctatcccctctctcgctccgtctcttcttctttctccctctcctctctcattttgAAActttctccctcctttctccctaGGTGTAATGCTCAGGACTATATGTGGAATAAGGGCTCTCGTTGTGATTGGGTGGTGACAGTCTTCCAGGTGCTGTGTGTGGTAGTGGGCGTGGCCTCTCTGACCCTCATCCtactcatcatcatcattgtcTTCTTCGCCAAGCGACTCCACCGCTTCAGGATTGAGAACAGGCGACTCCGCAAACGCAGGTCAGTTTGTGTTGTGTTCGTGTGTGTATGTTAGAGAGAGACCTCATTTATTAAACGATCGTGGAGATGGACTCATATTTGAGAGTATAAATGGCTGTGTGCATGCCACGTTTGTCACGTCATTGAAAATCCATCTCTTCCCCTAACCCTCTTTtttcccccacacctctctcctctcctccctccaatccctctctcctctcctccctccaatccctctctcctctcctacctccctCCAGTCTATACCGTCCACAAAGCGAGATGCAGACGGATGGCTTCTCTGTTTCCATGGCGCCAGACAGTTCCCATGCCAACGTAAGGAAGATGTGTGAccccccccaaccccaaccccaaccccacgcTCACAACCTGGCTTACTATGAGAACATTATCTGTCAGAtaactaacccctgacccctaacccctaacccctcaaCCCCTAACCTTAAGCCCTAACTCTGGCTagctgtgtgtcagtctgtctctgtccatTAGTCTGTTTGTCTGTAaaatcagcctggtctcatagactagacgtaacatagtaaatataAATCCGGGGACACTCAaatgagtatgata contains:
- the LOC121572643 gene encoding uncharacterized protein LOC121572643, producing the protein MTRGKSWPWSWSLMLSLLLSLFAHGELSLATASRTEVKHSQSSFSAAERAVLSGDDSAELIGLGLGLGAGLPLSVTKRDHSHRRHSHLDFAEEDIQPIREELTGGESPERSDDIIKVEFHNTDRPLPPDRLSDSFWLMAVAQPLQQRAGDPTAWTLSDFYDYMSPDDNISAIEMTLDPEPTLNPPADIEDENPSLTGTTVTPGNDDPQPPSQSQPPPPPSPSQGSDGCGLGFVRSEVGGECVSQCDAQPDFCYNRGVCAIDTGIGAFCRCNAQDYMWNKGSRCDWVVTVFQVLCVVVGVASLTLILLIIIIVFFAKRLHRFRIENRRLRKRSLYRPQSEMQTDGFSVSMAPDSSHANGGVTIGLQLLLPKEAKLRPEASPPLHYNVFLYKKGTGPSTTINTTATNYTNHKMAAARNHSNRNILPTSNSNKSNPNINHNTNKHSQLSQNHVPPHRHPHTSPSSHHSSPCFTPPQRTLASSHHASPHHPPYQPSPNHHSSAFPPSPPPPLQRHTSPPGPSTSLPLLTHSLPSHLPPAKYNPISTYSLC